The window cttttctttctaaacatgtttaaatgtgttaattaatttgtcaattttgtcTCACACACCCTTAACCCTTAACgattttaataatgaaaacCTATATGGAATGGTAGTTGCTtctaattacaaatttggtaGCTTTCAAATTCTAGAAAATGAGTAGTTATAGAATTGGTTTAGTATTGCTATTGGACCGTAATTATATATAAGGAtagaaaatcaaacaaatctaCTTTCATTAATAAGAGGTGTTCCATTTAGCATTGTTGAAATTATTAGTTAGTAAATTTAAGTATGTACACAGATTCACACTCAAACAAagtatacatatgtatatgtatcttttaaattataatagttttatattaactTTATGTGAACAACAAACACACGACCTTTTATTTTGGAATGAACGAAAACAAACATGCATAAACACGACAACAAACAACATAAGTACTCACTCAAGGTTGAGAGAGAACTCATGCATTACAAGTGCTAAAAACTCAAATAAGTACTATACTctcttgttatttttttcccccttttgGTTAATATATTTAACCCACAACTTGCATTTTAAGGAGATGGACTGAACCTGAATCGTTTGGGAACTAGTGTCATGATGGTGTTGCCATCCTCCACAACTGTTCCATTGTATTCTAGTGTGGACGATAGAAATCCAGTGGATGGAAGCGTCGAATTACAATTGGACAATGGAGTGCTCACCATGATGGTACTATCGGTTAACACTGAGGATAAAGAGGTCGATCGAAAATACATTGAAAAGGATCCGGAGTCATCTGTTACTGAAGGTGGTAAGGCACGTCCAAATAAGAACCCCAATATCTCAACTCTAGCgtctgcaaaaaaaaaaatcatattttaatctattttatatatatataaaatagaatCTTCCTAAAACaatcattaatataattattttaaaatttgttgttacatattcttattaatCTGTTGGATCAtctatatttaacttaaaatctaGGAAGAAGcaatcttaatttaatttataacatacaaaattatttcaggaatataattaacatgaaaataaaaaattataataaatacttgttgcaattttaaatacaattttttagcttttttaaAGTCAGATTTAAAATcgttataataatttgtttatccaaccaacaaaaaaacgaaagaaaaaaacggAAGAGTtatgagagaagaaaatgattaaaaaaaatgtcataccCGTGAAAAAAGGGATGGGGTAAGCGAGGTCAATGTTGCCAATGTTGCCATCGGCAGTGCAATAAACAGTTCCTTCGACTTTCATAAGCGGAGGGAGACCCCTAACATTCCCAATCTGAGCTTCTGCCATTAATGGAGCTGATCCCAAACCTCCAATAACCATCACCAGTactaacaaatttgatttcaaactcattcttcttttctttttctttcctcttctaCTCTGCTTTTGTAAACTCACACTCCTATAATGCCAATATATAGCCAAGAACTAACCCCAAGTTGCAACACATTCATTGttcttacttttattttctctcacaataaataaataaatatatatatatatagttttatacttgtatttgtgatttcttcttttgaatattttttatatttttataaatctcttacctaatttaaaattacatcttttctaaatatttcgttcttaattataattaatgccatgtttcaaaattaatttccataaaaTAGTAGGTACacacttttacttttttttagttgttcTCTTTAATTTAAGGTTTTAGttatgaatattaatttatccttttaaaaaaattaatattatatctcaaagttattaaatatttttaaattatattattgaagatTATTGAAAGAAGTAGaagttataaagaaaaagatagttaaatatatagaaacatGATAGCAATGACTATTAAAGAATTGATGTAGAAAGTCTccgtatatataaaattttaggtttttatgAGATTAAATAGttcatttattatcttttattattttagaatttgaatttttgtaaCAAATATTCATAAGTTGTTTATagtaaatacaaaatataaaggtcatataatatttttaaactaaaaatttgaatttcagtttcaattcttttggttttttttttttttttttttgcttatatctaaatattaaatttttatcaactaaaataatactaattttttaaatttaaaaacacattctTCAAAgagatatattaatttaagattaaaaaaaaacatatgaaaaatAGAGTCTTATGTCATTTTagctagaaaaataaaagaaaaatataataaaaaattactcatctatataactaaaaaaataacaaaaaggaaaaaatagtttcaaacaGTAGAAAATAagtgaatatttataaagatgAAAGAAGATATTTGTATAGATCTTCAACACGGAACAAATAAATCTTatcttttggtatttttctctCCTCCTAATTGATGatgtaattttttagattCACTATTTATCTTATATTCTCATCTTTCTTGTGTCAAATCATTGCATTTATTCTCCACTTAAGAATGATTTGTTGCTTCAAGGAAGGAAGGGTATACACGGATATCATACATTAATATAGAATGAATTGATAGAAAGTGTGGACAAAGAAGCAAGGGgatatcatatatttatattgcaTAAATTGATAGAAAGTGTGGGTTAGAGAATTTTAAAAGGCTTCCTTGAATTGATTATAATGCCTATAAAAAATCTTACAGTACCCATGGACTTAATTAAggtaataattatttttcaatcaaatattaaaatggttaaagaaacgtgtgtgtatatataatttgtgtttgtgaTGTGAAGGGTTCATACGCAGGCAGTTTGGTGTCCCAAAATCTAGAAATTGAgatattgtttgtttgttttataatgGGGTGGCCACTTCGTAAGGGCAAATTTGACCCTTTAAGAGGTCTATATACCAATGGAATGTGCAAAATACAAATCCCAATTCTGATTTTGGTATGAAAAGCCTATTTAATTAGGTTCTCCATTCCCTTTCTCTAAATTCTCCACATGCTCCTATATCAtttttcaactctttttttatGCTGTGAGTATGACGGATGTCctacatcaaaattatttaaaaaactaagatTCATCttagaagaaatatatatactatatgtCACACGTTAAATTAAGTTATCGATGATGTTTATGtcaaaaatactaaaaaacttttaaatttttcaaaaatgtctttaattcttttaatagCTCAAGGATATTTGTTGATTAgtggaaatattttttaaaaaacttttataagtttaagggtatttatgaaactttctTGATAGTTCAAAACTTCAATTGTTTCCATCCATAACcaatatgatattattttaaaactttttttgaaAGGATAAAGgacattttttatacttttaaaagtttagagatattttttagggacattttcttataatttaaccttaaTTTAAGGAGATATAGTTATTgtgttttcatttcaattacATAGCATAAAAAAGTATGTAGTTCaaaattaactattaaaaCTAACTATGTAGTTCAAATTTGAGGATCATCGTCCCACCACATGTTTGTTTTATAGAACCAAATTTAGTGTGCATTATATTCTTTGGACATTAGCTATTTGATAAGACAATTGAAGTAATACCTcacattataaaaaatacataatttcaagaattataataaatagaagagatatttaaaaaaacaaaaaacaaaaggtaaaCAACCAAACCAATGAACAAAGTGaagaaaactacaaaataatatcTCATCCCACTAGTAGAAAATCACTTAGGGGCTATTTGGTATAATGCTTTATAGATGTATCCCAATAATGAATGTCTAGAAACAAGATGTCTAGGCATATGAAATTGATTCTGAAAATCTCATATAGTTGTGCACTATTTATCCTTCACACAAACaacgaaaacaaaactatgaatggtaaatatttggctaattttactatttttttgacaatttcccTTGATTATAACTAatacattattctttttataattaattgagttTAGCAtcagtaatttatttttaattaaataatatacaaaaaaattattgtttcgAACAATATATTgtatcaaaaagaaaaaaaaaatgaaatgaaatgaaataaaagaaagaggaatTTACAAATCAGAACAagtgaaatttcaaatatatatatatataataaaaaaaaaactttattaataatacgACAATATACAACTTCAGAGTATTGACTCGATGTAAAACAGGAAGAAACTATATATCAAAaagatttgatacaaacatTTAGTCTATTTTACAAACTAGAtggatgaagaagattgaatTGAACttgttttcatgttttgaaGTTCAAGTTCATGCCAAAAGCTTCAAACAAGATTCTAACAGTTCCTTCCTTCtttaaacatgtaatatactCCATCTTTTGATGCTGTGTTTGTATCAGATCAACAAAACGTATCACTGCCTTGTTGCTACAGAAGAGACGTCCACAAGATTACTTGCATCTTCTTGCTAGAGGGGGATCCAGCCCTGCCATTGCAGTCATTGGTAAGATAAATTGAGTAAATTCCAGGAACTTGAACCCTCCTCTCGATCTCAAGTTCTAGTTCGCCCACCAAAATATTGTGTACATTCGTCATTCCCCCAACGCTTATTTTTAACCAAATCCCAGAACAATCTCTACTAACTAATTACTTACATACTCTTCATATCCTAATAACACCCGAATACCATTTCTCTAAAATGTCTAATAGCAGAGAAGAAAAATTCTTGGATAGAGAGATAAGAGAGGTGAAAAATGGAGACAGAGGCAAGCGAGGAAGATATGAGGCAGAAATAGAAATCAAGAGATCCGAGTGAATGAAATgggaaaaagaatgaaatgcCATCAATTCAGACAAAATCAATGAGGTAGAAGAGATCTGAGtgaatgaaaggaaaaaaagaatgacaCACTATCAATTTGGATAACATCAACGAGGGAGAAGAGATCCGAGtgaatggaaagaaaaaaggaacgACATgctataaaatataaaatgatgCGTTTATGAAACTACTTGCAATTAACTGGAAAGAAAGTAAATTCGAAGCttgaatttcatattttaagtAACATTGGTAATAATAATCAAAGAGACAATAATCACCTTAATCTTGCCCGTCTCGGTGCCACAGAGTACCATGTCATTGGCTGTAAGCAAACATGTTATCTTGCTACCAGCTGAAGCTCTCCCCACTTTGTGCTGTGCCTTTCTCAACCATATCTGCTTTTTCAGGAAGGAACCAATTACAGCTATTATGATCATAGAGGATACACATTTATTCTTTAAGAGAATACACATTGAAGATTACCTGAATGCTGTTAGCTGAAGATTTACAGATTATGTACACAAAATCTTCAACGACACTCATTGCTTGCACAACGTCTCCTTTACCAGTTATTATGTTCATTTCAGGCTTTTCGTGTCTTCTCCAGTTCTGCATTTATTCCTACATTTAGTGGAAGTTTAGGGTATAATTATTCTGGCCATGGTAATGGTTCTACCTGAAGTAGTGAGCCTTGAACCATTGAGCTAGCACTAAAAAGCCAGTCCTTATACACAGCAAGTGAGTTGATAGCCTTCTGGTGCATCAGAATCCAACTTTTGGAAGGTGGCTTGATCTCTTGTTCCCATTTGTTTGTCACAGAAAACTCCTAGTTACAACAGTTTTTCTTTAGAGGTCATTTACGATTTGTGAAGTtttcgaaaagaaaaaaaaagggaggaAGAAAATAACCAACTTGTATGCTGGAATCGGTGCAGCCTGCATAAACCCTTGCTTGAACCACCTTAATACACTTCAAATTCTTACTCTTGAAAAGAACTTTTGTTGTTCTTGATGCATCAATCACCTAAAGCagaataacatatataattaaaattaaacaagtttCTCCAATATTTAGTTTCAGACGTTGTTTTAagcttttatttatgtttgctGATATTTTGGATAAACGCAGGCAATGGTGCGCAGCTAATACTTTCATTCATTTCCTTAATATTTATACTGCAATTTAAGTGATAATATCATCCTCACTTTCAACCCATAGCCATGTGTAACTGCAAAGATTATCTGTCCATATGCTCCTAAATGTTGGATTTGTTCCTTAGATTCTATCACTTCGATACACTCCAATCTTCCATGGATCATTTTCCAAACCTGTCAAACAAGGAACATACTCATTCAACCTTCAACGGCCCATCCACATGAAGGTAAATGTTATAATCGCAGCATCAGTTACATACCCGAATAGTTTTATCAGCAGATCCGCTTAGAAGACTCTCCCCAGATTCAAAATGCGCAAAACATGTCACTgcttttctatgttttttaATGTCCCATAGAAGTGATGCCGATTGCCCCTTGATGTTCCacacctatatatatacatatgtgcGTACAGGTCatgttttcaacttttgtagcagaaaaaagtatttttttttctcattgcAAACATCTGCAGACAGCAGATTGTAGCTGACGGAAGTTTCCGttattacttttagttttcaacttAGCCATTGGCACCTTTTTCCGAAACCTAGACTAAACCTTTTACTGAAATGACATCTCAAACGTGTCTACTGAAACCCAGTTTATGTTCCTCACCTTTATCGAACCATCTGAGTATCCACCGAAAAGAAGTCCTTTGTAGAAGATGAGGGCACATACAGCTCCACTACTGTTGAAACCCAGCTCTAAAACTTGTGTGTGCACGCATGAAATTCGCTGTTCTTACAATTTGAAGGATGTTAGAAGGACAACGAATGAGAATTTGTCGAGGATGatctataaatacaaaattatatttaaataattttcaacaatttattaaacagTTTTTCAATGATGTTACTTACTGAATTATTGGGCATAAGATAGTCTGCTACTTGATGCAACTCTTCTGCCATCCAAGTTATATGTGAAAGACGTCTTAGTGACTCACGAACTCCTTCGGAGAAACGAGTAAGCTTTTGCATCCCTAGACAGAATTATTCATCAGAAATCAGTGGGACACGCACGAGGTCACTTCAAATAAATTGCATGACTTTCCATTGAGCATGTTTCTTAAAAGTACTCTAACATTGCAAAGACTACACCCTCTATGATTAAGGCAATCGAGCATACAACTTAGGGAATGTTGTATACCTTTTCCAGAGGTATAGTTAAAGATGCAGAGACAAGCCAGAAGTCTTTCTTCAAGTTCTACTCCTGGATGCAAGAACAGCTCGATTCCACTGAGTAAGATCTCACAAGCAGAACACCTAATGCTATCTGGACTCTTTGCAATTTCGCATCCAAGCCATGCAATTGTCGTTAAGCAGTCCCTAGAAACCTTCTTTATATCGCTCTTTAATCCCTTTTCTAAAGCATGAAAGACAGGCTCCCCAATACAGATGATGTTTCTAGCCATCAAACTGCACCATGAGTCCATGCCAGCATCCTACAAGTTTATTTAATGTTGTAGTAAGGTCAAACAGTGCAATGCCAAACATTATACTATTCTTGATGCTCACCTGCAAGCTTTGGTCTAACCAATTGATCGATTTGATCATGTTCTGATGATCAGAACTCAAACCAACTTTTTTAAGCAACCATGCAACTGTGTATGGCTCTCCTGTCCAAGCAAACGTTCCACCAATAGTTGACAGAATAGATGCAGACAACAGCTGCATCGCAGAGGATTCCTCGCATGTCACTGACCTGAGAAGGACCTGTACAGCCTCTTCTTTTAACAAGCTTGTTGTAGAGCAATTGTCCTGTCATACATCAAGTTCTGTCAACTGACCACTAAGTTGGACAAACCACCCAATCAAAGAGAAATTTTTCAACATATTACAAAACGGTGTCGCTTCAACAATATTTCTCCATGGATTCATGCCTTGCAATCCGATTATACCATAACGCATTTAAATTAGATTGCAATATCAAATAGTAATTTTTCCAAAGATAATTAATCCCCAAATTGCTACCAATCCCCTAAATTCAACCACCCACTCTAACCAAATTTCCAAATAATTTACTTACAATTATGTGAAAATCTATCAATAACATTCCCAATACTTCCCCAGTACTGATAAATATTCATTCCAAAATGTTTTTGCgaagtttttcattatatattcatcatttcctatgttttagaaaactaaACCAGGAaagaaatcattttagaaGAACTAGGAATCCTAGAAAATGGTGTTCAGACGTATAATACCACTTCCAAATTGAACTCTTACCAGCACAAGTAATTGGATCAATAAATTTGCAGCCAAAAGTTGATATTCAGTTTGCAAGTGGTTGACACAAAGCATTAGTATGTGAATAACGTCATTTTTCCCTTCATTCTTAACCCGTTGCAACAAGCTAATGGCAGAAGACCTAAACAAGAAAGTGGGAattgtatttaagaaaacagGCTTTCAGTATACAACTTGATCCAACCTAATGAGAATAACTAATGAGTAACAGATGTAATAGAATGTACAAGAACACAATTGGTGCATTTCATACCTTGGAACATGAAGGATTTCATTGAATACTTGAAGTGCGATATGTACTGCTTCCTTCTTGTCACTTtctaagagagagagaaatggagCCACTGAGATGAATTTTGATGTATAGGCTCTGCACTCTCCATCGAGTTGCATGCATTTTACAAGAATACTGCCTAGAGACATCAATCCTTCCACATTGTTTGTTCTTGCAACTTCAAGAAGTCCACAAAGTACACTTGGTGAGCTGATTTCAACCAAATGCATCTTATTTGTGTCCTCGTCAAATGCAGTTACCATTACTTCAATGATCATCATTGATGCTGCAGGAGGAGTTAACATAAGTGATGGTGACCAAGCATTATAACATTTCGAGGTGCATATGATCTCCACCAATACAGGTAGAAGCTCTAAGGATTTGATTTCCCTTGGGGACGGACTGATGAGGTATATAAGAATCGCAGCCTCATGAACATTCTGTTTTAGAGCAGTTGCCAAATCACATAACTGTAAACCCTTCTTCTTGATATCTTCTATAACCGAATTGTTTTCAGAAATAATAGTTGTGAGCAGAGAGACTGATGCCCTTAtaaccttttcttctttagaaGTTGAAATGCCTGTCACCAATTGATCCATTATTAAATCCTTTAACATGGTGTATTGCACTCCCGTTTTGTTATTCAACATTTTGTAAACCGTTGAAACTTCCACAGCACACTCGTCATCATAGTTTCCCAATCCTTCTGAGAAGCATAATCTTGAAATTGCTTTCTCAACAAGTCCCAATATTTCACTCTTTGAATCTCTTCTGCTATTTGCATGATATAATTGCCCTTTAGCACTATTCTGCTTCAAAATCGGACAGGCTGAACCTTGACCGAAAGATGAAGGTAAAGAACTATCAAAAGTCTGTAATTTGCATGGGTTTActgactttttttttggttcactttcttcaagaaaattttggaagaccTGAGGTTGTAAGTTCTTTTGTTCTATGCTACGTGACTTGTAACCattgaatttgtttgaaatggaTTTCATCATGTTTGCTTTGCTGTATCGTTCCTTGACTCTACTCAGAGAAGCACTGGACAAAGATATCAAACTCGGCTCTCCGTCAAACTTGGAACAACCATACTGCAGCTTCCTGTGAGGTTAGCACAAAAAAAGATTCAGAAATATGATTGAGATTTCATATAAAATGACATTCAAGTATAATAAGCATAAGCCTTCTTGACCGAACTGATAAAAGTTTTCTGGCATGTCTTCTTGTCCGCTTTTCTTAGGGTGGTTAATGTCGTTCATACCTGCCtgataaatagaaaaattagtaACATGCTAACATCTTTTGAGTTTGAAcgtaagaaaagaagaaagctaGTGGGGTTGGGAGTTGGACGAACCTCAAAATCACTGTCACTTTCAGAATTGTTCATTGATGAGAATAGTGAAGTTGGTGAACCAGGATGGGAATCCTTCAACACGTCTCCGATGCATTTGGTACTAGAATCTCTACAGAATCCCCAATTATTAAATTGAGGTTCTGGGATAAAACCTAATTCTTTTGGGGAATTTCCTGTATCTTCACATCGTGGAAAATCTTGTGATGCTTTCCTTTTATCTTGAAACACATCAATATGATCAAGTGGCGGTATAATGTCATACTGCATTCAGTTTTACAacataaaaagcaaaattaaaaaggaagtgTTAATAACAATCTGACTCTAAGAACCAATAACGCTTGAGGATATTTTAGGCATTTCTAAAATCATACTTAGCACGGCGGACCTAGAACTAGAATTATGAAGGGTGAAATAAAAACTGAAGGAAGctaataaaatgaaactagCTATGGACAAGTAAGTCTCCCAGAGAAGTCTTCAAAACTTACATGGGAAAGAGTTGGCCGGGGAAACCCGCAATCAGTTGCTTCTGAAGCTTCAATCCTTGAAAATGAGCCATGCCTAATTGGAACCAGGAACATATATTAGATCCGGTTTGAAATTTGTACACTTGATAAGGCAACTTTTGCTAGTACCGATGCACGCAATTATAGACAACAATATGAAGCAATCTTCAAACAAAGCCTAAATGAGAAAATCTTGCAGCAggtagactttttttttccaaaaagaaaaactgtgaaattacattttcttgCAGTCACTCCTATGAACTTAGACCTCTCACGTATCCTTCACATGgtaaaattttctctctcgCATATCAATTCTCCCACTAAATGTTTTATACATAAACCCCGAGTGTGTTTTTGTTCTCACTACTATCATTTAGTCTCGTTCGTTTTCTACTTCAGGagattaataaatttcaaatttaggcCAATATGATCACAGGTCAGTGGATAAAATACCAATCGTTGTTCCAAAGGACGATGGTTCAACCACTCCCCACTGCAACTGTTGAACTAGAAACAAGTTTCAAATTCAGAAActgttcttttatttattgttataaaCTTATAATCAATCCTGAACATATAAGTAGTTTACttgatcaaaagaaaattcccATGGTATACCAGTGCTCAAATCTTAAACCCAATTAGGCTATCTGACCATGAGCATTCTTTATGTCATAATTTCACTAAGAATTTCATAAAATGAATCTGTAGCTTGAATTGAGTCAGCTGGTAGGATGCTGCAAAAAGAGTATCGTTGTAACACAGGCACTGTGCAAAATTCAGTAAACATACTGATAATTTTGAGACCGGATAATTGCCGATTCAGGATAGACTTATATTCCTTAGAAATTTACCCAGACTTACAAGGAATGTGGTCCATCTTCAGAAGACGTCATATTGCTGCTTCCCAGTTGCTGCCACTGGTGAGTCTCTCCGTAAGACATAACCTGATAATACATCAGCCAGTCCTTGTATTTTCTAGCTACCTGCCTTATACTTGATTCACCATAATCACCCTCGCCAAATTCTACAGAAGAATTGAACCCCATACTTCTAAAATTGTCTTGCCTCGAACATGtagcaaaagaaagaagaagactgTAGCAAAATTCTTGAGCAAATTCTGTGAGAACCAATCGTGGGGAAACCAGCAGGGATTGAAGGAAGTGCAGAGCAACCTGCCACTCATCCCCTTGAAGCTT of the Cucumis sativus cultivar 9930 chromosome 3, Cucumber_9930_V3, whole genome shotgun sequence genome contains:
- the LOC101205403 gene encoding phylloplanin; translated protein: MSLKSNLLVLVMVIGGLGSAPLMAEAQIGNVRGLPPLMKVEGTVYCTADGNIGNIDLAYPIPFFTDARVEILGFLFGRALPPSVTDDSGSFSMYFRSTSLSSVLTDSTIMVSTPLSNCNSTLPSTGFLSSTLEYNGTVVEDGNTIMTLVPKRFRFSPSP
- the LOC101205639 gene encoding putative E3 ubiquitin-protein ligase LIN-1; the protein is MSKSCIPIASSSSSSTTQCPLPVCENERVDLNSIRGLVVSINQYIHEFLSNAEARTAVKLRCTSKLRNQRPGFLEFLEQSIISNLYWGIENIEDAVQTSSSEARATRLQTAEQMLQVPALVDEHGETSGMENCYLVCCSYFYLSVVKKLQGDEWQVALHFLQSLLVSPRLVLTEFAQEFCYSLLLSFATCSRQDNFRSMGFNSSVEFGEGDYGESSIRQVARKYKDWLMYYQVMSYGETHQWQQLGSSNMTSSEDGPHSLHGSFSRIEASEATDCGFPRPTLSHYDIIPPLDHIDVFQDKRKASQDFPRCEDTGNSPKELGFIPEPQFNNWGFCRDSSTKCIGDVLKDSHPGSPTSLFSSMNNSESDSDFEAGMNDINHPKKSGQEDMPENFYQKLQYGCSKFDGEPSLISLSSASLSRVKERYSKANMMKSISNKFNGYKSRSIEQKNLQPQVFQNFLEESEPKKKSVNPCKLQTFDSSLPSSFGQGSACPILKQNSAKGQLYHANSRRDSKSEILGLVEKAISRLCFSEGLGNYDDECAVEVSTVYKMLNNKTGVQYTMLKDLIMDQLVTGISTSKEEKVIRASVSLLTTIISENNSVIEDIKKKGLQLCDLATALKQNVHEAAILIYLISPSPREIKSLELLPVLVEIICTSKCYNAWSPSLMLTPPAASMMIIEVMVTAFDEDTNKMHLVEISSPSVLCGLLEVARTNNVEGLMSLGSILVKCMQLDGECRAYTSKFISVAPFLSLLESDKKEAVHIALQVFNEILHVPRSSAISLLQRVKNEGKNDVIHILMLCVNHLQTEYQLLAANLLIQLLVLDNCSTTSLLKEEAVQVLLRSVTCEESSAMQLLSASILSTIGGTFAWTGEPYTVAWLLKKVGLSSDHQNMIKSINWLDQSLQDAGMDSWCSLMARNIICIGEPVFHALEKGLKSDIKKVSRDCLTTIAWLGCEIAKSPDSIRCSACEILLSGIELFLHPGVELEERLLACLCIFNYTSGKGMQKLTRFSEGVRESLRRLSHITWMAEELHQVADYLMPNNSRISCVHTQVLELGFNSSGAVCALIFYKGLLFGGYSDGSIKVWNIKGQSASLLWDIKKHRKAVTCFAHFESGESLLSGSADKTIRVWKMIHGRLECIEVIESKEQIQHLGAYGQIIFAVTHGYGLKVIDASRTTKVLFKSKNLKCIKVVQARVYAGCTDSSIQEFSVTNKWEQEIKPPSKSWILMHQKAINSLAVYKDWLFSASSMVQGSLLQNWRRHEKPEMNIITGKGDVVQAMSVVEDFVYIICKSSANSIQIWLRKAQHKVGRASAGSKITCLLTANDMVLCGTETGKIKGWIPL